The window accctaaaaacttaaCTTGGGGGTTTTTATGAAATTAACCCATCAATCAAAACATACACCATTGCCCAATCAAGTCGCACTTTCTATCATAATTTtaacttaggagggtaactaccttttatccgtgttcacatattagcaacttcttcttttttgtacataataaggcaactaacttgttttaactgtttaaattacaccaatattagCGGCTAATACCTATTTTAAtcggtaactcaaagggaaaatgacttaggagaataactacctcttatccgtgttcacatattggcaacttcttattttttgtacataagaaagcaactaacttgttttaactatgtaacatcccaaaaatcatgaccaaaaaattcgtttttaaattaatactaaaaccataattgtcaaaccattaatttaatactccgacATTGGGTCCCGCCCAACATCAAGCCCCGCTTGGCATCGAGCCTCGCTCAGTATACAAATCTGTCTCTTTTAGGCCCCGCCcactaaacacatacaatcatataacatggtaacacataaagaaacatactctactatttctctgtcctaagaaacatactctcaTAATAATGACATACGGAACATTAtccgtactcagctagtgatgagatacgggacctcgtcCACACTCGCCTCTTTACCAGgctacaagtatcacacagacagcaagtataatctaacatgcaaacattcctcgagcacccgcccgacatcagaccttggtctcgaataacatactagcatacaatgtctAGGGCTAAAcccaggtcttcctactcatagactACATGGGCTAGCATTGTGgtcttagacccattcacacagtgaggagactcaccttgcactgcttaAGCCCTGGCTGGAACTAGCTGAGTACGGACAAAGTTCTGTATCTTATTATTAGCAgtgtatgtttcttaggacatgGATATaatagagtatgtttctttatgtgttaccatgttatatgattgtatgtgtttagcgggcggggcctaagagagacagatctATATACCGGGCGGGGCTCAATGCCAGACGGGGActgatgttgggcggggcccgatgccgaagtattaaattaatggtttgacaattatggttttagtatcaaattaaaaacgaaatttttgggatgttacacagttaaaacaagttagttgttttcttatgtacaaaaaataagaagttgctaatatgtgaacacggataagaggtagttaccctcctaagtcatttttcctttttgagttaccggttaaaacaagTATTCGCCGataatattggtgtaatttaaacagttaaaacaagttagttgttttattatataaaaaaattatcaatatgtgaacacggataaaaagtaattaccctcctaagtcatttcccttttttatttgtaaaatataaatatttaaaagtataaaactaACTAAAATTACATTTACTCCAATGCGTGGTCctaattctcattctatatattttctttatataataagaaaaataactaaaattaaaaatatttcattaatacattaaaattatagctacaaaacaaaagtaataggATAAAGCATAATGACTTAGAAGACCAttgaagttttaaatttgttcaaaaaacaccattcAAGTATTACATGTTGAAAAAACACCATCAACCTAAGACATATGTTCAAAAAACACAAACGAAGTACATAATCTATCCAAAAAACATCTTTATGGTTTGAGGTAACTTACATGTTTagcctaacttttttttttcttaactcGGACAGccctttatatttatttttatttttcctttGGACCATGATCGAGTTAAAAGCCTAATATACAATTATTAGTTTCAtttaacatttatttttattacttattaattatttatagaattgatatatttataataaataataacacaaattgtataaataattaataaataataaaaataatgttaaaTGAAAATAGTAAGGATATATTAGTCTTTTAACTCAATCAGGGTCCAAAATCGAAGCAAATCTAAACTAAAGGGaccgtccgagttaaaaaaaaaaattaaagactaAATATGTAAGTTATCCCAAAACTATAAATGTGATGTTTTTTAAACAGAACAtgtatattttttaaacatatgTCTTAGTttgatggtgttttttgaacatgtaaagcTTGAATGttttttgcaaacatgtaatactTGATTGTTTTTTTCGAACGAACTTGAATGTTTTTTTCGAACATGTAATACTTGAATGTTTTTTTTCGAACGAACTTGAATGTTTTTTTCGAACCAATTTGAAACTTGAATGGTctcttaagtcattttccctaaaaatTACAAATATATATCTCTAACTAATTTTTTTATGGCTAATACCGCTAGAAGGTCGTCACCCTCCAAATCATCAGTCTTCGTTTCAAGAATATCTAAATACACTTTCTGTTTTTTAAATGCTACCTTTTCTATCAATATCGCGATTTTTTCTTTTTGCAAAGAAAGATGTTGGTCCATTATGTCAAACAATCGCTGGTATTTATTCTCCGGCGAGTTATTTAACAATGATGGAACCATTTTCGCTTTATCCATTCCAACAAAGTGTCGAGGTTGTTCAGATTCAAACTCCACATCTTTGTCATTAAGATTGGTTTGAGAACAAGCATCTGATGTTTGTGGGTAATCATTGGATGTCTTTGACCTTTTTGACCCTCTTTTTTCAGTCGACATGGGTAGAAACCTAGAAAATGTGCAATACAAAATATGTTGGTTTTTTGGTATTTAAAGATTGGATTttagaaaaatgattataaatttaaaataatacaTGTGTTATCCAAAATATATGCCTCAGAGATCTTGGTGGATAATGAATCATCAAATGAGCAAAGACTCATCAAGAGTAGCAAATATCTTTCTTACATCACTGGCATCTATTGATCTAAACAAGCAACATATCACTAACtcaattttcaaaattcgatGCTAAAAGCATATTTTACTAAAAAAAACTATTCAACAATTAAGAGGAATAACTTTAAATCAACAAAACTGAATAAACTCAAATCGTCTTAAattgatttttcaaaagaaaaaactagaCAAAAATTTGAGAAATCGATAATGAGTCAGAAGTAGCTGGTTGTATGATCACTTGTTCTCCTGAGGAGAAAATCATTGACAATCCGTCAAATTTTTCGTCATACTCATTGACATAATCTACCATTTATGaagaaaaataaagtataaaaacGAAACAAAATATATGAATCTGTTCAGATTGCGATTGATTTCATACACAGAAATGACAAATCGGAATACTGAAATTCAATAAAAACAAACAACCTGGTTATGATGTAAACTGGAAACCCCAGACGAGTTGCCGATGAAGTCGACGGCGTGTGGTATATATAGCGATCATGAAATGGTATGGAAGCCCTAGTTGCTGCGACGTGGAGCAGGCCGCCGTTAATTTTTCCATTTTCGCAATCTTTTATGGGCCTCAATTTAAACTTCGAATTTGTACATAATGGCCCATGACATTGAATTTTAAATTGTTTTTCGGCTTGTTTAATAAGATTAACACTTTTTTAAGAGGGTGTTTGACTTAGCTTTTGTAGGGCAAAAGTCTTTTTTGTAAAaggactttttggaaaagttattttttaaaatttgtttggattagcttttgaagagaaaagtcaaaagttaaagTGTTTGGTTTAACTTTTATATGTAAAATGACAAAAAAGGACATGTTTACATATTTACATTAATTTACTactttatatatattattttatacttaaaatttttttaaacacatattataattttataaacattttattagaaaatataaaatataaatttcttttaaaatatttctAATTTTTTAGATTATAccatgaaaatattaaaattagtacgTTCATACAAATTGTAAATAATTCATAAGAGGACTTTTTATATTAGACCATGACAATATTAGAATTACGTTCATACAAATGTAAAATATAAATTACGTTCATACAAATTAAAATATTTCTAATTTTTTGGATTAGACCATGACAATATTAAAATTACGTTCACACAAATTGTAAATAATTCATAAACAATATCATAGACAATATTACATTCATCTACGTAATGTGATTATATCTTGTGCAATAATATCCCGTCTCGCTGCCATATATAAATCATCATTGCTCGTGCGACGTGTACTTGGACCTTCTTCATAAACATCACTGCCGGTATCACCTCGTACGGGATTGTAGTGTTGTTTTCATCCATTATCTGTGAATACATATAGTATTAACATTTAAGCAACAAACCAATTTCATTAACCCTTCTAAATGATTTCATTATTTTATCAAAATtctaatcaaaatagaaaaaatagATTATCACAACATATCAATTTCACAAAACAGTCATCTGTTAACACAAATATAATCCATGAACAAAAAATTTCATCAGCTTCATATttcatcaatttcattaattgttAATTCATTTTTCATCAAGTTCACAAAATAATCACTATTTCACAGCATATTTCAGAAATCAGGAAGAACAAATCACTATTTTAGATGCTAGAGAGAAGAAGATTTTAAGCCGATACCAAACTTTTAACTGAACAATATTAATCTTGGATTTAAATATAACTTTATTGTACATAATTATATATAAGAAATTGGTTTTTGTAAGTTCTATTTGGTCTAAGATCGCTTAAACCTATTTTGGCACACCAATATTTTCAACAAAGAGAAACTTGTATAGAGAAACTTGTATTGTTTGTAATGTGGATGAAGTATATAAATAAGTGATCTCACAAACGACATTTAAGATGGtatttaaatatgtttattttgcaacaaaatgatGTACAACATGATCCCATATAAGATGGTAAAAACTAAAAACCCTTTAATATTTCTTGTAATTTATTGCTAACTTGAAAAgtaattcatttttgttttttaatcaaaataattttaTATGACATATAGTAAGCAATTCTAACTCGATTTCAATTCAAAATCCATTCTAATAATCTAGATTCTCAGATTCGGGTTTGCTTATGATGAAATTCTGTTTGTATGTTGACTTTGGAAGTCaattcccaaaatcttgcaaCACAAAATCGATGTAACTTTTTTGTTCAAATATATAACTCTATTGCCATAATCCAATATCTAATGACAAGAACATTGCTATTTACTGGTTAACAATTTATTGTTTTAGAAGTTGGATTTTTGTTAGTGGCACCCGAAATGTCAATTTTTGGTCTCAAAACACGACATTGAAATCGGAAGGAGCACATTTCACAGCAAATCAATTTCACAGCATATCAATTATTTTAGAGGCTAGAGAGAAGAACAGTTCATGGAAAATTCGAAATCGGGAGGAGCACATTTCACAGCACATCATTTTCACAGCAAATCAATTACATAATATCAATTTCAGAAATCCGAAATCAAATGGAAATCGGAAATCAAATGGAAATCGGAAATCGGAAATCAAATGTAACATCATAGATCGGAAATCAAATGGAAATCGGAAATAGACAGGAAGAGATTGCAACATCTGAGATCGGAAATCACATCTGAGATCGGAAATTGAATAGAAACAAACCTGATCGCGGGGTTGCAATCGAGCGGTGTCGTCGGTGTTGCAGGTCGCCTGTGTCGCCGGTGTTTGTTGCAGGTCGAGATGTGGTCGAGATGCGAGAGGGAGTGCGTGAGCGGAGAGAACAAGAAGAAACTTTGAATGAATGTGACGTTAATTAGGGTAGATAAGGGTATATTGGTAATTTCTAATTTTTAGCTGCTGAGAAGTTAGGAAAATTCAGGTATACGTGACTTTTCAAAAAGTCTCAAAATATTCTATGGAAAAAGCCACTTATAAAAGTCATTTTTACCTTACCAAACATCTTTTTAGACTTTTTCCGAAAGATAAAGTAAAAGTCATTTTAAAAGGCAATCCAAACACACTCTAAGAGGACTTATTAAAATCAAAATGTCTATTAGAGCTTCATAGATAACTTTTTTTAAAtctattattatttaaataagaaaaaatcATAAATGATACTTGTGGTTTCTAAAAAAATCGAGTTCATTCTTTCACTTTTTAGGTCATCAACAATGGTttatgtggtttcaaaacttttaatggatAGTCTTTTTGgctaattttgcatgttttttttctctTAAGTCCTAACATGTGAGGTTAGCGTCTTTTTCATACCTCAAGGACCATTATTAAAGTTgtctaattttattaataataaaaaatagaaaaataacccTACTACCCCACCCTTTAGCATCTCATCCTCTTCATTCTACTCGGCAATCACTATCGGATTGTCGTCACCATTCGTCACATGACAACCGCCATCCTCCGTCACCGGACTGTCAAAACCCTCCGTCACTGAACTACTGCCGCATCAACAAGCTCATAAGAAGATGTGACTTTACTAGAAGACATTTTTTCTTTCGAATTCTTCAAGATTTTTATAGGATCagttttggagattcttattgtTTTCCCTTTGATGACACCTCTTGGATCTTCGCAAGTGGCACATGATAGATACACAACTGATCTCGGGCGTTCTTGAGGTACATTCTAattacaacaaaaaaaaattgattggaGAAGTcagaaattttataaaaaaaattaagaagaaCCTCGTTTAGGATACATTTATTGCGTCTTCCGTTGAGGATTTTTattgagaaaaaaaataaaatttgaagaTTTTGTTCGACTTCATGTCAGTCAAGACAAAAGCAAAAATTTTGAAGAATCATTAATTGACACCATTAAAGAATCAAGTTCAAATAGTGACATATCTAAACAAGGAGCCAGAAAGAATGGTATAAGTGAATTAGGTCAAATACGCATTTGACTGAAGAAGAAAGAGTACCTTTTTCGAGTGCTTATTTGCTACCAAACTAAAGTGATCACCATTAACTAAAACTCAAACTCTTTCTTAAACATTTAACTAAAATGAAACACCTATATGAAGAAAATTGAAATTGAGGTCACAAAATCGCTATTAATTACCACATAATTAAGTTTCTCACATGGTATATGTTAGTACAGTGATAAGAAAACGAAAATAGAGCAGACCATATCTACACAGAAAGAACAAAAAGGCAAATGAATTTAAACTTTTTGTTGTGAACCCACTTCGAAAACACGACTATTTTCCCTTTTTCCACCATGGcaacaaaagaaacaaaacaaAGTGTATTGATTATTGAAATCAAGATTTCAAGAAGGTAATGACATTGTTTTCAATGAAGTTAAATAATCGACACTCAAATCTTTTCAGTTGCCATTGATGAAGGCAAGAACTTGAAAAATGGCTAACGACAAGAAGATGAGGAGGTGTTATGGGTGAGGTTGGGGTAGTGGggttattttttctattttttttattattaataaattcatATAACTTCAAGAATGGTCCCTAAGGTATGAAAATATGCTTTTACCCTCACATGTTAGAACTTAGCAGAAAAATTATTGATGGAGTTAGCCAAAGGGTCATCCGTTAAAAGTTTTGCAACCACAAGGACCATGTCGACGGCCTAAGAATTTAAgaatttgactttattttttgggaaaccacaatgaccatttatgatgttttcctttaaataaattttattattaaagatgataatttttttaaaatgtcaATCATCCATAATTCTATAACCTTTTAACTTTCGTATAGACTTTGTTACATTTAATCCATATATATTTAatgacatttcatttcatactttATGTATGTAATTAAAACCATAAACATCCATGATTCATATAACCtacgtatttttaaaaaatacaGACATTAAATTATGTTAAAGTCAGGTCGAATCTACAAGGAGTTCTATATCAAATTTGTGTTAAAATACTTAATGGAAAATATACTACTTGCAATTGTAACAAAACATATTTACACTAAGATAAAATTAAAAAGTACAAATTTTATGTTGCAGAAACTATGAAAACAAAATACTATCGCACAGAAAACAAGGTACTTCTAGTTCACTATCCGATGATTTAAGACTTATGTATTTATCTTCCCTTAAATTCTAATTTAATCATTAATGTAAtacccgtagatctgggctagtcaatctGAGTATTATAAGTGGCTAaattgactttttgataaaatatta of the Lactuca sativa cultivar Salinas chromosome 6, Lsat_Salinas_v11, whole genome shotgun sequence genome contains:
- the LOC111890052 gene encoding uncharacterized protein LOC111890052; the protein is MSTEKRGSKRSKTSNDYPQTSDACSQTNLNDKDVEFESEQPRHFVGMDKAKMVPSLLNNSPENKYQRLFDIMDQHLSLQKEKIAILIEKVAFKKQKVYLDILETKTDDLEGDDLLAVLAIKKLVRDIYL